ACGCCGCGCTCGAGGTGCCGGTCGTACGCGGCGTAGACGTGCGCCATGCCGCCCTGCCCGAGCGGCCCCTCGATCTCGTAGCGGTCCGCGAGCACGTCGCCGACGTCGAACATCGACTCAGGCGTCGTCGCCGTCGAGGTCGTTCAGGAGGGCGGGATCGAGGTCGCCGTCCTCGACCGCCTTGTTGAGCATCTGAATCCCGAGGCGGACGACCTCCGACTTCGAGACGAGGCGTTCGGGGTTGCTGAGGCGGTAGGCGGTCTTCGTCAGGAGGGAATCCTGCGCCTCGCTGATGACGACCTGCAGCCGCTTGCTTTTCTCGCGTTTCGGCACGTCGCCTCCTCGGCGGTAGTGTAGCGCGACCCACATCGTCTTGACAATGTGCGTCGTCCTGCCTAGCATGATGCTACACACGATGTGTACGTACCTCCGGGTGCGTGCGCATGCACCCCCCGCCCGCCGCGCCCCCAGGAGGCCCCCGCCGATGACGCCCCGCAGCGACGACGACGCCGCCCTCGTCCTCCACGGCGGACGCCCCCTCGAGGGACGCACCCGCGTGCAGTCGGCGAAGAACTCCGCGCTCTACCTCATCCTCGCGTCGCTCCTCACCGACGAACCGCTCCACCTGCGCGACGTCCCGAAGCTCAGCGACGTCCTCGTCGGCCTCGAGATCCTCGAGCACGTCGGCGTCGACGTGCGCTGGGACGGTGCGGACCTGCACCTGCACGCCGCCCACGTGCACCGCAGCGACGCCCCGTTCCGCCTCGTCCGCAAGATGCGCGCCAGCTTCGTCGCCATGGGCGCCCTCCTCGGGCGCGCCGGCCACGCCCGCATCGGGGTGCCCGGCGGGTGCGCCTTCGGGCCCCGCCCGGTCGACCGCCACATCGCCGCGTTCGAAGCGCTCGGCGTCGACGTCGACGAGGTCGACGGCGACTTCGTCGCCGTCGCTCGCGGCCCGCTCGAGGGCCACGTCCGCTTCCCCGCCCCCACGGTCGGTGGCACGCAGAACGTCCTCCTCGCCAGCGCCCTCGGCAGCCGCCGCGTCGTCATCGAGAACGCCGCCC
The sequence above is drawn from the Trueperaceae bacterium genome and encodes:
- a CDS encoding transcriptional regulator; this encodes MPKREKSKRLQVVISEAQDSLLTKTAYRLSNPERLVSKSEVVRLGIQMLNKAVEDGDLDPALLNDLDGDDA